A stretch of DNA from Halobacillus litoralis:
CACGACTTGGTGGACCCTTTGCCAATAAATGACGAATCGTTGGATTTTATTATCAGTTCACTCACTCTCCATTACATAAAAGAATGGGAACCGATTTTTCAGGAGTTCCATCGAACATTAAAACCAGGAGGCACCCTTCTATTCTCTACCCATCATCCGATCATGGATTATATGAACCATAAGGTGAAGAATTATTATGCCTGCCAGCAAATGCAGGAGGAATGGACAGTAGACGGTGAGAAAGTTCCGATGACTTTTTATAGGCGTCCACTTGAGGAGATTATTTCTGCTGTGACCGATCGTTTTCATTTCATTCAACTCTCTGAACCAAAACCTACTCCGGAGTTTAAAGATGTGCATCCAGATGGGTTTCATAAGGTGTCAACAAAACCGAATTTCATGATAGTAAAAGCGAAAAAGCCAGGACCTATCTAAAAGGTCCTGACTTTTCTTTATTATGAGCGTTGGTCAGGGAAAATCCGGTCAACCATTTCTCCGAATTCACGGAAAAATCCTTTGACTGGTTCACCATTTTGCGCATCTTCTACATAATTGTTCGTCAAGTCAACAAAATCTGGGTTTGTTGAAATATAAACATTGTTTATGTCCTGATCCGATGCTTTAACCGCTTTTTTGATTTGCTTTTCCATTTCATCAGAGACTTCGTTCTTGTCTCCCTTTGGATTATCAAGCTCTGCCGCTACATAGGCATTGTCACGTGTTTTCAACACATAAACACGATCCACGCCATCGACATTCTTTTCGATACGATTTGCTGCATCCTTGGCTACTTTGTAATTCGTGTTATGAACCATTCCGCGATCATTGTCATACTGGTTCGCTTTTTGACCATTTTCAGACATGTCATCAGCAGTACGTTCGAAGCTTGTATTTTCCACTCCGTTGTAGTTACCATTGTCACCAGCTTCTTGTTCTGCCTGACAGGCCACAAGAGACCCAGCTGCTAATAGACCGATGGCTAATACTTTGATTTTCATGATATTCAACCTCCTTCCATCCATGTTTACGGTTAGTATGTGTGGTTGAAAGGCAAATATGCGATTGCCAAAAACAGGAACATGGATGGAACAAAAAGAAAATCCTCAGTTGAAAAAGAACTGAGGATTAACGATTCAGGAACGGAATGCTCCACCATATTTGAATGAAAATTAAATAAACGAAAAAAATACCATTAATAAATAAAAGGAAAGCAATAACAAGCTTATAATGACCTTCCACTTTTTTATAACCGATCCGAATAAAGATAAAGCCAGTTATGAGAAGGATATACAAACCGATAAACCATATCCAAGTATAGGGTGTAGAAGCATTAAATCCTATTTCATACCCGATTCCATACAATAACCAGGGAGCTAAAAAACATAAAACGGATATGGGGAGATACCGTTGATCACTTCTTATGTAATAAAAAGAAAGAAATGCAACAACCAGGGTTATTGCTCCGATGATTTCCGAAATGAGAATCATCACCTGCTGGGTCGCATCAGCTTCTGCTGTTACA
This window harbors:
- a CDS encoding class I SAM-dependent methyltransferase gives rise to the protein MKKNVLHAYEHLSSHYEFDVDRKPYNAYLERPAMVNLLPELQGRKVLDAGCAAGWYARYMADYGADVTAIDLSPSMIAATQRRAGNAKICAFVHDLVDPLPINDESLDFIISSLTLHYIKEWEPIFQEFHRTLKPGGTLLFSTHHPIMDYMNHKVKNYYACQQMQEEWTVDGEKVPMTFYRRPLEEIISAVTDRFHFIQLSEPKPTPEFKDVHPDGFHKVSTKPNFMIVKAKKPGPI
- a CDS encoding YhcN/YlaJ family sporulation lipoprotein — translated: MKIKVLAIGLLAAGSLVACQAEQEAGDNGNYNGVENTSFERTADDMSENGQKANQYDNDRGMVHNTNYKVAKDAANRIEKNVDGVDRVYVLKTRDNAYVAAELDNPKGDKNEVSDEMEKQIKKAVKASDQDINNVYISTNPDFVDLTNNYVEDAQNGEPVKGFFREFGEMVDRIFPDQRS